The Salana multivorans genome window below encodes:
- the hrcA gene encoding heat-inducible transcriptional repressor HrcA, producing MSTKNRRLDVLRAIVSDYVSTQEPVGSRALVERHALGVSPATIRNDMAALEQEGYIAQPHTSAGRIPTDAGYRLFVDHLAALKALSPAERRAIETFLFEAVDLDDAVERTVRLLAQLTQQAAVVQYPSLRRSALRHLEVVPLANGRVMTVIITDSGRVEQRTVTLPDGAAAPDEAEVADLRVRFNVAAAGRRMPELGLSLRAVPDVVAPGVAELARQIAEVVVETLTEEVEDRLVMAGHSHLTRSPLDFYHGLQPVLEALEEQVVLMNLLADVASEGEAGGDVTVRIGAENGYSPLAHASLVAAPYGREGTGDALAYLGVLGPTRMDYPGTMAAVRAVARYLSRFVSPLE from the coding sequence ATGAGCACGAAGAACCGTCGGCTCGACGTCCTGCGCGCCATCGTCTCCGACTACGTCTCGACCCAGGAGCCGGTCGGCTCGCGCGCGCTCGTCGAGCGGCACGCACTGGGCGTCTCCCCGGCGACCATCCGCAACGACATGGCCGCGCTGGAGCAGGAGGGGTACATCGCCCAGCCGCACACGTCGGCCGGGCGGATCCCGACGGACGCCGGCTACCGGCTCTTCGTCGACCACCTCGCGGCGCTCAAGGCGCTCAGCCCGGCCGAGCGGCGCGCGATCGAGACCTTCCTGTTCGAGGCGGTCGACCTCGACGACGCGGTCGAGCGCACCGTGCGGCTCCTCGCGCAGCTCACGCAGCAGGCGGCGGTCGTGCAGTACCCGTCGCTGCGCCGCTCGGCGCTGCGCCACCTCGAGGTGGTGCCGCTGGCGAACGGCCGCGTCATGACCGTCATCATCACCGACTCCGGCCGCGTCGAGCAGCGCACCGTGACGCTGCCGGACGGCGCCGCGGCGCCGGACGAGGCCGAGGTGGCCGACCTGCGGGTCCGGTTCAACGTCGCCGCGGCCGGCCGGCGGATGCCCGAGCTCGGGCTCAGCCTGCGCGCGGTCCCGGACGTCGTGGCGCCCGGCGTCGCGGAGCTCGCCCGACAGATCGCCGAGGTCGTCGTCGAGACGCTCACGGAGGAGGTCGAGGACCGCCTCGTCATGGCGGGCCACAGCCACCTCACGCGCTCGCCGCTCGACTTCTACCACGGCCTCCAGCCCGTCCTCGAGGCGCTGGAGGAGCAGGTCGTCCTCATGAACCTGCTCGCCGACGTCGCGTCGGAGGGCGAGGCGGGCGGCGACGTCACGGTGCGGATCGGCGCCGAGAACGGCTACTCCCCGCTCGCGCACGCGTCGCTCGTCGCTGCCCCCTACGGCCGCGAGGGCACGGGGGACGCGCTCGCCTACCTCGGCGTGCTCGGGCCGACCCGGATGGACTACCCCGGCACCATGGCGGCCGTGCGAGCCGTCGCACGCTACCTGTCCCGATTCGTCTCGCCGCTCGAGTGA
- the dnaJ gene encoding molecular chaperone DnaJ, with the protein MTDYYEILGVSRDATTEEIKRAYRKLARQYHPDVAGEESAEKFKEVTMAAEVLTDPEKRRMYDLGGPSAFGAGGAGGPGMGGFGFGDLFETLFNTAGATARGPVPRSRRGQDALVRIDLDLAEAAFGVHRDLTVETAVVCGTCHGSCARPGTSPRPCSVCGGRGMVQRVARSFLGNVMTQARCDACQGYGSTIPEPCLECSGEGRVRTRRTIGVDVPAGVETGSRIKLTGQGEVGPGGGPAGDLYVEVRELPHPVFTRRGDDLHCTVSLPMTAAALGTVLTVESLDGQLDLDIAPGTQPDEVLTLRGKGMGRLRGHGRGDLHVHLDVQVPTKLDERQQELLRELAGLRGEESPAARLAPVGAGMFARLRDKLAGRS; encoded by the coding sequence GTGACCGACTACTACGAGATCCTCGGCGTCTCGCGTGACGCCACCACCGAGGAGATCAAGCGCGCCTACCGGAAGCTGGCGCGCCAGTACCACCCGGACGTCGCCGGCGAGGAGTCCGCCGAGAAGTTCAAGGAGGTGACGATGGCGGCCGAGGTCCTCACGGACCCGGAGAAGCGCCGGATGTACGACCTCGGTGGACCCTCGGCGTTCGGCGCCGGCGGAGCCGGCGGCCCCGGGATGGGCGGCTTCGGCTTCGGCGACCTGTTCGAGACGCTGTTCAACACGGCCGGCGCGACGGCCCGCGGCCCCGTTCCGCGCTCGCGGCGCGGCCAGGACGCGCTCGTGCGGATCGACCTCGACCTGGCCGAGGCCGCGTTCGGCGTGCACCGGGACCTCACGGTCGAGACGGCCGTCGTGTGCGGCACGTGCCACGGCTCCTGCGCGCGCCCGGGCACCTCGCCGCGGCCGTGCAGCGTGTGCGGCGGCCGCGGCATGGTCCAGCGCGTGGCGCGCTCCTTCCTCGGCAACGTCATGACGCAGGCGCGCTGTGACGCCTGCCAGGGCTACGGCTCGACGATCCCCGAGCCCTGCCTCGAGTGCTCCGGCGAGGGCCGCGTCCGCACGCGGCGGACGATCGGCGTCGACGTGCCGGCCGGCGTCGAGACCGGGTCGCGGATCAAGCTGACCGGGCAGGGCGAGGTCGGTCCGGGTGGCGGTCCCGCCGGTGACCTCTACGTCGAGGTGCGCGAGCTCCCGCACCCGGTGTTCACGCGCCGCGGCGACGACCTGCACTGCACCGTGAGCCTGCCCATGACGGCGGCGGCGCTCGGGACGGTGCTGACGGTCGAGTCGCTCGACGGCCAGCTCGACCTCGACATCGCGCCCGGCACGCAGCCGGACGAGGTGCTGACGCTGCGCGGCAAGGGCATGGGCCGGCTGCGCGGGCACGGCCGCGGGGACCTGCACGTCCACCTCGACGTCCAGGTGCCGACCAAGCTCGACGAGCGCCAGCAGGAGCTGCTGCGCGAGCTCGCCGGGCTGCGCGGCGAGGAGTCGCCGGCCGCGCGCCTGGCCCCCGTCGGGGCCGGGATGTTCGCCCGGTTGCGCGACAAGCTGGCGGGGCGCTCGTGA
- a CDS encoding PhoH family protein, which produces MTAQPGGGSGQPGAESRTPVVHRLELADGVDPRALLGPADEVLRAVERGFPAVDVHARDRLLTLEGPRGEVELAARLLEELSQISMAAQPLSADAVDRAIAMLRSPAATSPASVMTTNILSARGKTIRPKTVGQKEYVEAIDRNTVTFGIGPAGTGKTYLAMAKAVQALQNKEVSRLLLTRPAVEAGERLGFLPGTLTEKIDPYLRPLYDALHDMLDPDSIPRLMASGVIEVAPLAYMRGRTLNGAFIVLDEAQNTSPEQMKMFLTRLGFGSKMVVTGDVTQVDLPGGTRSGLRVVTEILDGIDDIAFCRLTSADVVRHRLVGDIIDAYARWDKEDR; this is translated from the coding sequence GTGACGGCGCAGCCGGGCGGCGGCTCGGGGCAGCCGGGCGCGGAGTCGCGCACGCCGGTGGTGCACCGGCTCGAGCTCGCCGACGGCGTCGACCCGCGCGCGCTCCTGGGGCCGGCCGACGAGGTGCTGCGCGCCGTCGAGCGCGGGTTCCCCGCCGTCGACGTGCACGCCCGCGACCGCCTGCTCACGCTCGAGGGCCCGCGCGGCGAGGTGGAGCTGGCCGCGCGCCTGCTCGAGGAGCTGTCGCAGATCTCGATGGCGGCCCAGCCGCTGTCCGCCGACGCCGTCGACCGCGCGATCGCCATGCTGCGCTCGCCGGCCGCGACGTCGCCGGCGAGCGTCATGACGACGAACATCCTCTCGGCGCGCGGCAAGACGATCCGCCCCAAGACCGTCGGGCAGAAGGAGTACGTCGAGGCGATCGACCGCAACACGGTCACCTTCGGCATCGGCCCCGCCGGAACGGGCAAGACCTACCTCGCGATGGCGAAGGCCGTCCAGGCGCTCCAGAACAAGGAGGTCTCGCGCCTCCTCCTCACGCGTCCGGCGGTCGAGGCGGGGGAGCGGCTCGGCTTCCTGCCCGGCACGCTCACCGAGAAGATCGACCCCTACCTGCGCCCGCTCTACGACGCGCTGCACGACATGCTCGACCCGGACTCGATCCCGCGGCTCATGGCCTCCGGCGTCATCGAGGTCGCGCCGCTGGCGTACATGCGCGGTCGGACGCTGAACGGCGCGTTCATCGTGCTCGACGAGGCCCAGAACACCAGCCCCGAGCAGATGAAGATGTTCCTCACCCGCCTCGGCTTCGGCTCGAAGATGGTGGTGACGGGCGACGTGACGCAGGTCGACCTGCCGGGCGGGACCCGCTCGGGGCTGCGCGTGGTGACCGAGATCCTCGACGGGATCGACGACATCGCGTTCTGCCGCCTCACCTCGGCCGACGTCGTGCGCCACCGCCTCGTCGGCGACATCATCGACGCCTACGCTCGGTGGGACAAGGAGGACCGGTGA
- the ybeY gene encoding rRNA maturation RNase YbeY translates to MSIEISNETEYPVDETEFAALGRYVLDQMHVHPQAELSIIFVDVPAMTELHVRWMDEPGPTDVMSFPMDELRPGTEDSPSAEGILGDIVVCPEVATAQAAAAGHSAGEEMLLLVTHGILHLLGFDHAEPEEREEMFELQRTLLLTFLATR, encoded by the coding sequence GTGAGCATCGAGATCAGCAACGAGACCGAGTACCCGGTCGACGAGACCGAGTTCGCGGCGCTCGGGCGCTACGTGCTCGACCAGATGCACGTGCACCCGCAGGCCGAGCTGTCGATCATCTTCGTCGACGTCCCGGCCATGACCGAGCTCCACGTGCGGTGGATGGACGAGCCCGGGCCGACCGACGTCATGTCCTTCCCGATGGACGAGCTTCGTCCGGGGACGGAGGACTCGCCGAGCGCCGAGGGGATCCTCGGCGACATCGTCGTCTGCCCCGAGGTCGCGACCGCGCAGGCCGCGGCCGCCGGGCACTCGGCCGGCGAGGAGATGCTCCTCCTCGTGACGCACGGCATCCTCCACCTGCTCGGGTTCGACCACGCCGAACCCGAGGAGCGCGAGGAGATGTTCGAGCTCCAGCGCACCCTCCTGCTCACCTTCCTGGCGACGCGATGA
- the era gene encoding GTPase Era, with protein MSDETTDPTGDAGGYVPLTFPTVEDPETYRAGFACIVGRPNAGKSTLVNALVGTKVAITSGRPQTTRHTIRGIVNRPDAQLVLVDTPGLHRPRTLLGTRLNDLVVGTLAEVEVVGFCLPADQKIGPGDDFIARMLEGVSTPVVAIATKAQTVEPSRLIEHLIDIEELGRAHAADGFAAIVPVSSLEAYQVDVVAEVLCSFLPVSPPLYPEGELTDEPEQVMVAELVREAALEGVRDELPHSLAVVVEEISPRPGRPEGKELLDVQVIIYVERDSQKAIVIGRGGSRLREVGTRARAGIEALLGTRVYLDLHVKVAKDWQRDPKQLQRLGF; from the coding sequence ATGAGCGACGAGACGACCGACCCGACGGGCGACGCGGGCGGCTACGTCCCGCTGACCTTCCCGACGGTCGAGGACCCGGAGACCTACCGCGCGGGGTTCGCCTGCATCGTCGGGCGACCCAACGCCGGGAAGTCGACGCTCGTCAACGCGCTCGTCGGCACCAAGGTCGCGATCACGTCCGGTCGCCCGCAGACGACGCGGCACACGATCCGCGGCATCGTCAACCGGCCCGACGCCCAGCTCGTGCTCGTCGACACCCCGGGCCTGCACCGGCCGCGGACCCTCCTCGGCACGCGGCTCAACGACCTCGTCGTCGGCACGCTCGCCGAGGTCGAGGTCGTCGGCTTCTGCCTTCCCGCCGACCAGAAGATCGGACCGGGCGACGACTTCATCGCGCGCATGCTCGAGGGGGTGAGCACCCCCGTCGTCGCGATCGCGACGAAGGCGCAGACCGTCGAGCCCTCCCGCCTGATCGAGCACCTCATCGACATCGAGGAGCTGGGCCGGGCGCACGCGGCGGACGGGTTCGCCGCCATCGTGCCGGTGAGCTCGCTCGAGGCGTACCAGGTGGACGTCGTGGCCGAGGTCCTGTGCTCGTTCCTGCCGGTCAGCCCGCCGCTCTACCCGGAGGGCGAGCTGACCGACGAGCCCGAGCAGGTCATGGTCGCGGAGCTCGTCCGGGAGGCGGCGCTCGAGGGTGTGCGGGACGAGCTGCCGCACTCCCTCGCCGTCGTCGTGGAGGAGATCAGCCCGCGGCCCGGCCGGCCGGAGGGCAAGGAGCTGCTCGACGTCCAGGTCATCATCTACGTCGAGCGGGACTCGCAGAAGGCCATCGTCATCGGCCGGGGCGGCTCGCGCCTGCGCGAGGTCGGCACCCGCGCCCGCGCGGGGATCGAGGCGCTGCTCGGCACGCGCGTCTACCTCGATCTCCACGTCAAGGTGGCCAAGGACTGGCAGCGCGACCCGAAGCAGCTCCAGCGGCTGGGGTTCTGA
- a CDS encoding alpha/beta hydrolase family protein — protein MELSTPRLDRVRERFAPGTLARSRWRLAVWTLVVVLAYAVVGVLAGPRWNPEPVSTSVQPETESVSVLGSTPGTVLGRYDTVSRLVDLQLDGATTQVLIVSPLGVPEPLADAGLPAAVFLHGAGTGLAESFAEHAQALASAGVVAVVPSKRLDTYTTTHRDYVAMAADYARSVQLARELPEVDPARVGLYAESEGTWIAPILAVDDPAIAFVALVSAPVVTPREQGAFAVDAYLREVGVPRSFLRAIPRATGAHLPGGILAYADFDVLPYLRELTQPVFMAYGTQDASMPTVQGPQIVAGALPGGVEQLMVRYYADANHGIRIGSSTDPVVPDFLAGLAAWMIDPVAAQAAGPVVAGATPRQVHMASAVPQPRWYADGEMLLRVPGISAAVVIGGFLVVLAGAIIGRAQSSRGLRAFLVPRRRGPLEVPASVRAPVVAAVRFSVVTLVLLVALVAYIVAVAQLALDYSRNGWVVWGGWALVQLLAVACALCAVLTVRALVRHARARQEAAEEWEAALEAGEVTGPRPGAVARAASGVREAGCWAILLGAGGLLFVAAYWGAFSPIS, from the coding sequence GTGGAGCTGAGCACGCCGCGACTCGACCGGGTCCGGGAGCGGTTCGCCCCCGGGACGCTCGCGCGCTCCCGCTGGCGGCTCGCGGTGTGGACGCTCGTCGTGGTGCTCGCCTACGCGGTGGTCGGCGTCCTCGCCGGTCCGCGGTGGAACCCGGAGCCCGTCAGCACCAGCGTGCAGCCCGAGACGGAGTCGGTCTCCGTGCTCGGCAGCACGCCCGGAACCGTGCTCGGCCGGTACGACACGGTGAGCCGGCTCGTCGACCTCCAGCTCGACGGCGCCACGACGCAGGTGCTCATCGTCTCCCCGCTCGGTGTCCCCGAGCCGCTCGCCGATGCCGGCCTGCCGGCCGCGGTCTTCCTCCACGGCGCCGGGACCGGCCTGGCCGAGTCCTTCGCGGAGCACGCCCAGGCCCTCGCGTCGGCCGGCGTCGTCGCCGTCGTGCCGAGCAAGCGGCTCGACACGTACACGACGACGCACCGCGACTACGTCGCGATGGCGGCCGACTACGCGCGCAGCGTCCAGCTCGCGCGCGAGCTGCCCGAGGTCGACCCCGCCCGCGTCGGCCTCTACGCCGAGAGCGAGGGGACGTGGATCGCGCCGATCCTGGCCGTCGACGACCCCGCGATCGCGTTCGTCGCGCTCGTCTCGGCCCCGGTCGTGACGCCGCGCGAGCAGGGGGCCTTCGCCGTCGACGCCTACCTACGCGAGGTCGGCGTCCCCCGCTCCTTCCTGCGCGCCATCCCGCGAGCCACCGGCGCCCACCTGCCCGGCGGCATCCTCGCCTACGCGGACTTCGACGTCCTGCCCTACCTGCGCGAGCTGACCCAGCCCGTGTTCATGGCGTACGGGACGCAGGATGCCTCCATGCCGACCGTCCAGGGCCCGCAGATCGTGGCCGGCGCACTGCCCGGCGGCGTCGAGCAGCTCATGGTGCGCTACTACGCCGACGCGAACCACGGCATCCGGATCGGGTCGAGCACGGACCCCGTGGTGCCGGACTTCCTCGCCGGGCTGGCGGCCTGGATGATCGACCCGGTCGCCGCGCAGGCCGCCGGTCCGGTCGTGGCCGGGGCCACCCCGCGGCAGGTCCACATGGCCTCGGCCGTCCCGCAGCCGCGCTGGTACGCCGACGGCGAGATGCTCCTGCGCGTCCCCGGCATCTCGGCCGCGGTGGTGATCGGCGGGTTCCTCGTCGTCCTCGCCGGCGCGATCATCGGTCGCGCGCAGTCCTCGCGGGGGCTGCGCGCCTTCCTCGTGCCCCGCCGACGCGGCCCGCTGGAGGTGCCCGCGTCCGTCCGCGCGCCCGTCGTCGCCGCGGTCCGGTTCTCCGTCGTGACGCTGGTGCTCCTCGTCGCGCTCGTCGCGTACATCGTCGCGGTGGCGCAGCTCGCGCTCGACTACTCCCGCAACGGCTGGGTCGTCTGGGGCGGCTGGGCGCTCGTCCAGCTCCTCGCGGTGGCGTGCGCGCTGTGCGCCGTGCTCACGGTGCGGGCGCTCGTCCGGCACGCGCGCGCGCGTCAGGAGGCGGCCGAGGAGTGGGAGGCGGCGCTCGAGGCGGGCGAGGTCACCGGGCCGCGCCCCGGTGCCGTCGCCCGGGCGGCGTCGGGCGTGCGCGAGGCGGGCTGCTGGGCGATCCTGCTCGGCGCCGGCGGCCTCCTGTTCGTCGCGGCCTACTGGGGCGCCTTCTCGCCGATCTCCTGA
- the leuA gene encoding 2-isopropylmalate synthase: protein MNTTAGNVPARPAASPMPLTKYRPFHRVNGIDLPDRTWPSRVITQAPRWLSTDLRDGNQALIEPMDPARKHQMFDLLVRMGYKEIEVGFPSASQTDYDFVRSLIETDSIPQDVTISVLTQARTDLIERTVQSLKGAHHATVHLYNATAPVFRNVVFRTDRAGTKEIATSGTRDVMDFYAKYLDGDDIVLGYEYSPEIFIDTEIDFALEVCESVMDVWEPEAGREIVLNLPATIERATPNVYADQIEWMSRHLSRREFVCLSVHPHNDRGTAVAAAELAVMAGADRIEGCLFGQGERTGNVDLVTLGMNLVSQGVDAGIDFSDIDDVRRTVEHCTQMDVHPRHPYGGDLVYTAFSGSHQDAIKKGLTKRAEDVAAALGDEGAVPWDVPYLPVDPRDVGRSYEAVIRVNSQSGKGGIAYLMSTERHLDLPRRLQIEFSRIVQQHTDTGGGEVTADDLWRIFVDEYLPAPEGSGLEPWGRFALRGTRVTSPGDGSGEKLRVHLVDEGQEHEITTHGNGPIDAFTAALAERGIDVAVMDYAEHALSEGGDAVAAAYIEAEVEGQVLWGVGIDPSITTASFKAIVSAVNRAVR, encoded by the coding sequence ATGAACACCACCGCCGGCAACGTTCCCGCTCGCCCCGCCGCGAGCCCCATGCCACTGACGAAGTACCGCCCGTTCCACCGGGTCAACGGCATCGACCTGCCCGACCGCACGTGGCCCAGCCGCGTCATCACGCAGGCGCCCCGCTGGCTCTCCACCGACCTGCGCGACGGCAACCAGGCGCTCATCGAGCCGATGGACCCCGCGCGCAAGCACCAGATGTTCGACCTGCTGGTCCGGATGGGCTACAAGGAGATCGAGGTCGGCTTCCCGTCGGCCAGCCAGACGGACTACGACTTCGTCCGCTCGCTCATCGAGACCGACTCGATCCCGCAGGACGTGACGATCTCGGTCCTCACCCAGGCCCGGACCGACCTCATCGAGCGCACCGTCCAGTCGCTCAAGGGCGCGCACCACGCGACGGTGCACCTCTACAACGCGACGGCTCCCGTGTTCCGCAACGTCGTGTTCCGCACGGACCGCGCCGGGACCAAGGAGATCGCGACGTCGGGGACGCGCGACGTCATGGACTTCTACGCGAAGTACCTGGACGGGGACGACATCGTGCTCGGCTACGAGTACAGCCCCGAGATCTTCATCGACACCGAGATCGACTTCGCGCTCGAGGTCTGCGAGTCCGTCATGGACGTGTGGGAGCCGGAGGCGGGGCGCGAGATCGTCCTCAACCTGCCCGCGACCATCGAGCGCGCGACGCCGAACGTCTACGCCGACCAGATCGAGTGGATGTCGCGGCACCTGTCGCGGCGCGAGTTCGTGTGTCTCTCGGTCCACCCGCACAACGACCGGGGGACCGCCGTCGCGGCGGCCGAGCTGGCCGTCATGGCCGGCGCCGACCGGATCGAGGGCTGCCTGTTCGGCCAGGGCGAGCGCACCGGGAACGTCGACCTGGTGACGCTGGGGATGAACCTCGTCTCCCAGGGCGTCGACGCCGGCATCGACTTCTCGGACATCGACGACGTGCGCCGCACGGTCGAGCACTGCACGCAGATGGACGTCCACCCGCGCCACCCGTACGGCGGGGACCTCGTCTACACGGCCTTCTCCGGCTCGCACCAGGACGCCATCAAGAAGGGCCTGACCAAGCGCGCCGAGGATGTGGCGGCCGCGCTCGGCGACGAGGGCGCCGTGCCGTGGGACGTGCCGTACCTGCCGGTCGACCCGCGCGACGTCGGCCGCTCCTACGAGGCCGTCATCCGGGTCAACAGCCAGTCCGGCAAGGGCGGCATCGCCTACCTCATGTCGACCGAGCGTCACCTGGACCTGCCGCGTCGGCTGCAGATCGAGTTCTCCCGGATCGTCCAGCAGCACACGGACACCGGCGGCGGCGAGGTCACGGCCGACGACCTGTGGCGGATCTTCGTCGACGAGTACCTGCCGGCCCCCGAGGGCTCAGGGCTCGAGCCGTGGGGCCGGTTCGCGCTGCGCGGCACCCGGGTGACCTCGCCGGGCGACGGCTCGGGGGAGAAGCTGCGGGTCCACCTCGTCGACGAGGGCCAGGAGCACGAGATCACCACGCACGGCAACGGCCCGATCGACGCGTTCACCGCGGCGCTGGCCGAGCGCGGGATCGACGTCGCCGTCATGGACTACGCGGAGCACGCGCTCTCGGAGGGCGGCGACGCGGTGGCGGCCGCGTACATCGAGGCCGAGGTCGAGGGCCAGGTGCTCTGGGGTGTCGGCATCGACCCGTCCATCACGACGGCGTCGTTCAAGGCGATCGTCTCCGCCGTCAACCGCGCCGTGCGCTGA
- the recO gene encoding DNA repair protein RecO produces MSRTYRDEAVVLRTHDLGEADRILTLLTREHGQVRAVAKGVRRTQSRFGARLEPFGVIDVQIHPGRSLDIVTQVDTLAPHGRELMADYSLFTTATAIVETAARLTEEEREASPQQYLLLTGALAALARRRHAATLVLDSYILRALAVAGWAPSFAECAQCGSDGQLRAFSAPMGGAVCGDCRPPGSAAPAPETFELLGALLSGDWDVADASHERSRRESSGLVAVFLQWHLERQLRSLRHVDRGHVA; encoded by the coding sequence GTGAGTCGGACGTACCGGGACGAGGCGGTGGTGCTGCGCACCCATGACCTCGGCGAGGCCGATCGCATCCTCACGCTCCTCACGCGGGAGCACGGGCAGGTCCGCGCCGTCGCGAAGGGCGTGCGCCGCACCCAGAGCCGGTTCGGGGCGCGGCTGGAACCGTTCGGCGTCATCGACGTGCAGATCCACCCCGGCCGCAGCCTCGACATCGTGACGCAGGTGGACACGCTGGCCCCGCACGGGCGCGAGCTCATGGCGGACTACTCGCTGTTCACCACGGCGACCGCCATCGTGGAGACCGCCGCCCGGCTGACGGAGGAGGAGCGCGAGGCCTCCCCCCAGCAGTACCTCCTGCTGACCGGGGCGCTGGCGGCGCTGGCCAGGCGGCGGCACGCCGCGACCCTCGTGCTCGACTCCTACATCCTGCGCGCGCTCGCCGTCGCGGGCTGGGCGCCGAGCTTCGCCGAGTGCGCGCAGTGCGGCAGCGACGGCCAGCTCCGCGCCTTCTCCGCCCCGATGGGCGGCGCCGTGTGCGGTGACTGCCGCCCGCCGGGCTCGGCCGCGCCGGCCCCGGAGACGTTCGAGCTGCTCGGGGCCCTGCTCTCGGGCGACTGGGACGTGGCCGACGCGAGCCACGAGCGCAGCCGCCGGGAGTCCTCGGGCCTCGTCGCCGTCTTCCTCCAGTGGCACCTCGAGCGCCAGCTCCGCTCGCTGCGCCACGTCGACCGCGGGCACGTCGCGTGA
- a CDS encoding isoprenyl transferase, which yields MRGLRRRQDLTWQPHEPVPPPSLPGGERPPAIPAGAVPRHVALVMDGNGRWANARGLPRTEGHAAGEAVLLDVVAGAIELGVSHVSAYAFSTENWKRSPEEVRYLMGFNRDVLRRRRDIMNDWGVRVRWAGRRPRLWRSVISELEAAEELTSGNTTCTLTMCVNYGGRAELVDAMRGIAREVAAGRLDPDHISERTVARHLDEPDMPDVDLFIRTGGEQRASNFLLWQSAYAEFVFLAKPWPEVDRRDLWRAVEQYAARDRRYGGATDAVSSPGTAPNGFPSASSERSVEP from the coding sequence GTGAGAGGGCTGCGGCGCCGTCAGGACCTGACCTGGCAGCCGCACGAGCCCGTGCCGCCCCCGTCGCTGCCCGGTGGCGAGCGACCGCCGGCGATCCCGGCCGGAGCCGTCCCGCGGCACGTCGCGCTCGTCATGGACGGCAACGGCCGCTGGGCGAACGCGCGGGGTCTCCCGCGCACCGAGGGCCACGCCGCGGGGGAGGCCGTCCTGCTCGACGTCGTCGCCGGCGCGATCGAGCTCGGCGTCTCGCACGTGAGTGCCTACGCCTTCTCCACCGAGAACTGGAAGCGCAGCCCCGAGGAGGTGCGCTACCTCATGGGGTTCAACCGGGACGTGCTGCGCCGCCGCCGGGACATCATGAACGACTGGGGCGTGCGCGTGCGCTGGGCCGGGCGTCGGCCGCGGCTGTGGCGCAGCGTCATCAGCGAGCTCGAGGCGGCCGAGGAGCTGACGTCCGGCAACACGACGTGCACGCTCACGATGTGCGTCAACTACGGCGGACGGGCCGAGCTGGTCGACGCGATGCGCGGGATCGCGCGAGAGGTCGCCGCCGGACGTCTCGACCCGGACCACATCTCCGAGCGGACCGTCGCGCGCCACCTGGACGAGCCGGACATGCCGGACGTCGACCTGTTCATCCGGACCGGCGGCGAGCAGCGCGCGAGCAACTTCCTGCTCTGGCAGTCCGCGTACGCCGAGTTCGTGTTCCTCGCCAAGCCCTGGCCGGAGGTCGATCGCCGCGACCTGTGGCGCGCCGTCGAGCAGTACGCGGCCCGGGACCGCCGGTACGGGGGAGCGACCGACGCGGTCTCGTCCCCCGGGACGGCGCCGAACGGCTTCCCCAGCGCGTCGTCGGAACGTAGCGTTGAGCCATGA
- a CDS encoding VOC family protein — MSADVTFGLGMITTDSTDPLPLARWWTELLGGEVVAENDGWFVIVASPVATLAFQKVDEVTPGKNRIHLDLGVEGGGDEGLEAAVRRVVSSGGSLVAEHVENDFRWITVADPEGNQFCLAPAAQD, encoded by the coding sequence ATGAGCGCAGACGTGACCTTCGGTCTCGGCATGATCACCACGGACTCCACCGACCCGCTGCCGCTGGCGCGCTGGTGGACCGAGCTGCTCGGCGGTGAGGTGGTGGCCGAGAACGACGGCTGGTTCGTCATCGTCGCCAGCCCCGTCGCCACGCTGGCCTTCCAGAAGGTCGACGAGGTGACCCCGGGGAAGAACCGGATCCACCTCGACCTGGGCGTCGAGGGCGGGGGAGACGAGGGGCTCGAGGCCGCGGTCCGTCGCGTCGTGTCCTCCGGCGGCAGCCTCGTCGCCGAGCACGTCGAGAACGACTTCCGCTGGATCACGGTCGCCGACCCCGAGGGCAACCAGTTCTGCCTCGCGCCGGCCGCGCAGGACTAG
- a CDS encoding DedA family protein produces the protein MTGAVVLAEESVLAAYGMADFPFGIAVAALFLIVLLRAQGTYWLGRGVAAGARTRPAVRRITEGPGVVRAIALLHRWGPLAVTLSFFTVGLQTVVNAAAGLVRMPWLRYTLFMVPGCVAWAFIYATIGLAAFLAIVSAAAGSPWGLAAVVLAVVAVGVLVVLRLRRPRPDDPRG, from the coding sequence ATGACCGGGGCGGTGGTGCTCGCCGAGGAGTCGGTGCTCGCGGCGTACGGCATGGCCGACTTCCCGTTCGGCATCGCCGTGGCCGCGCTCTTCCTCATCGTCCTGCTCCGCGCGCAGGGGACGTACTGGCTCGGCCGGGGGGTCGCCGCCGGTGCGCGCACCCGCCCCGCCGTCCGCCGGATCACCGAGGGCCCCGGCGTGGTGCGGGCGATCGCGCTGCTGCACCGGTGGGGTCCCCTGGCGGTGACGCTCTCGTTCTTCACCGTCGGGCTGCAGACGGTCGTCAACGCCGCGGCCGGGCTGGTCCGGATGCCCTGGCTGCGCTACACGCTCTTCATGGTCCCCGGCTGCGTCGCGTGGGCGTTCATCTACGCGACGATCGGGCTCGCCGCGTTCCTCGCCATCGTCTCGGCCGCCGCCGGCTCCCCGTGGGGGCTCGCCGCCGTCGTCCTCGCCGTGGTCGCGGTCGGCGTCCTCGTCGTGCTCCGGCTGCGTCGCCCGCGGCCGGACGACCCGCGCGGCTGA